The following coding sequences lie in one Maledivibacter sp. genomic window:
- a CDS encoding response regulator transcription factor translates to MQDLKILVADDEEKMRQVIKIYLKNEGYLVEEASNGKEALEKIAINKFSLILLDVMMPEVDGWTVCRSIRLESSVPIIMLSARGEEYDKLFGFELGVDDYITKPFSPKELVARIKAVLKRSCGGNIVNTNMIKIGAIEIKPMSKQVFLEDKELALTPKEFDLLNFLSKNPEIVYSREQLLNQVWGYDFVGDLRTVDTHVKQLREKLGIYKKYIHTVWGTGYRLKVGK, encoded by the coding sequence ATGCAAGACTTAAAAATTCTAGTTGCCGACGATGAAGAAAAAATGCGTCAAGTAATTAAAATCTATCTTAAAAATGAAGGTTATTTAGTGGAAGAGGCAAGTAACGGTAAAGAGGCCTTAGAAAAAATTGCTATTAATAAGTTTTCTTTAATACTACTAGATGTAATGATGCCCGAAGTAGATGGTTGGACAGTATGCCGAAGTATCCGTCTAGAGTCCTCAGTCCCAATTATCATGTTATCCGCAAGGGGAGAAGAGTACGATAAACTTTTTGGATTTGAATTGGGTGTAGACGATTATATAACTAAACCCTTTAGCCCAAAGGAACTGGTGGCGAGAATTAAAGCCGTATTAAAACGAAGCTGCGGTGGCAATATAGTAAATACAAACATGATAAAAATTGGAGCCATAGAAATAAAGCCCATGTCAAAACAGGTTTTTCTTGAAGATAAGGAATTGGCCCTCACTCCAAAGGAATTTGATCTTTTGAATTTTCTTTCCAAGAATCCTGAAATTGTATATTCTAGAGAACAATTACTAAATCAAGTCTGGGGCTACGATTTTGTTGGAGACCTAAGAACCGTTGATACCCATGTAAAGCAGCTTAGGGAAAAGCTTGGAATCTATAAAAAATATATCCACACAGTTTGGGGAACAGGATATAGACTAAAGGTAGGGAAATAG
- a CDS encoding TIGR03915 family putative DNA repair protein — protein MIHYIYDGSFDGLLTSIYEAYYRKDIPEKILFNKDPQENLLVNRIHISTDIGKSKKVYDSIKNKISSRALKNIFYTYLSEEENLGTWVYKYLRLGWKIGKNVDLNMSDDGVLKIYKTRRSVEREVHLLTGLIRFRRLEANIYYAPVEPMYNTVGLLAPHFAERLGDQNWVIHDVKRGIGAVYNKEEWIISDINFKHDLKFGEDETFFQNLWREYFKSVAIKNRINPKLQKKNMPMRYWRYLVEKN, from the coding sequence ATGATACATTATATATATGACGGTAGTTTTGATGGACTACTTACATCAATTTATGAGGCCTACTACAGAAAAGATATTCCTGAGAAAATCCTATTTAATAAAGACCCCCAGGAAAATTTATTAGTAAATAGAATACATATTAGCACTGATATAGGGAAGTCTAAAAAAGTCTATGATTCTATTAAGAACAAGATATCAAGCAGGGCTCTTAAAAACATATTTTATACATATCTCTCTGAGGAAGAGAACTTAGGAACTTGGGTATATAAGTATTTAAGATTGGGATGGAAAATTGGTAAGAATGTTGATCTTAACATGTCAGACGATGGAGTTTTGAAAATATACAAAACTAGACGAAGTGTAGAGAGGGAAGTACATTTGCTAACGGGGCTTATACGTTTTCGTCGCCTAGAGGCCAATATCTATTATGCTCCTGTTGAACCTATGTATAATACCGTTGGACTTTTGGCTCCTCACTTTGCTGAAAGATTAGGTGATCAAAATTGGGTGATCCACGATGTAAAAAGGGGAATCGGAGCCGTATATAATAAAGAGGAATGGATTATTAGTGATATTAACTTTAAACATGATCTGAAATTTGGTGAAGATGAGACTTTTTTTCAGAACCTATGGAGGGAATATTTTAAAAGCGTGGCAATTAAAAATAGAATAAACCCCAAGCTTCAAAAGAAAAATATGCCAATGAGATATTGGCGATATCTTGTAGAGAAAAATTAA
- a CDS encoding beta-propeller domain-containing protein, with amino-acid sequence MKKRIFLIVLIAVLFLLAYNWSFSQRNINANPSKSIAKTIEKTVSKELLIENTTIGKSSYIPIRELFEKLGFSVKWIRQERAVLLYKEDDFIKLKVDDNYFICNGELIKHKIIPVLKNNKFYVSLEFMDNVFKDFEYNESKNLLSFYTKNTLKILTSLPAVENNEKLDKLLSYSNQMYYDNRNDVLEMTMDKSLSNEKSKEAESNHSETNVQVKGVDEADIIKTDGSYIYTLSNNKIYIVKSDIEDFRVINTLDFNDYDPLEFYIKDNKLVTIGYFHGVNLEKTKEDKKYKVSSSFENSLKVLVYDISDKNSLSLLREIELDGYYLSSRLINNNFYLAANKDIHNGYDELRPYYKDSINDKRIFVDYENIRYFPESIYNNYLITLGVDLNNLDSSNIDVNAYLGSGNNMYVSEDNMYISQDKYKYNIYNSKESIDDSMTSNIYKFKLEKGRIIYSTKGEVPGNILNQFSMDEHRGNFRIATTKDQSWRSSESKSTSNIYILDKNLKLISKTKDLAPGERIYSVRFMGDKVYVVTFRQVDPFYVIDLKEPNNPKVLGYLKIPGYSSYLHPYDENHIIGIGMDTIDKNGGVINGGVKISMFDVTDYNKPLETDKLIIGGRGSYTDIGSDHKSLLFSKEKNILALPIYVANYDKNTYKHSFETQGAFIIGLDNNLKFNLRGNISHLENSKDYNNHVRRIIYIDDYLYTVSDGKIKVSDFDTLEGIKDLSLENVE; translated from the coding sequence ATGAAAAAAAGAATATTCTTAATAGTCCTTATTGCAGTTTTATTTCTTCTAGCATATAATTGGAGTTTCTCACAAAGAAATATTAATGCAAATCCATCTAAATCTATAGCTAAGACAATTGAAAAGACTGTAAGCAAAGAGTTACTAATAGAAAATACTACAATTGGTAAAAGCTCCTATATTCCTATTAGAGAATTATTTGAAAAACTAGGTTTCTCAGTTAAATGGATCCGACAGGAAAGGGCTGTTCTTCTTTATAAAGAAGATGATTTCATTAAACTTAAGGTGGATGACAATTATTTTATTTGCAATGGAGAGTTAATTAAACATAAAATTATACCTGTACTCAAAAATAACAAGTTTTATGTTAGCCTTGAATTTATGGATAATGTTTTTAAGGATTTTGAATACAATGAATCTAAAAATTTATTGAGTTTTTACACGAAGAACACATTAAAGATACTCACTAGCCTTCCAGCTGTTGAAAACAATGAAAAGTTAGATAAACTTCTAAGCTATTCAAATCAAATGTATTATGACAATAGAAACGATGTTTTAGAGATGACTATGGATAAAAGTCTCTCTAATGAAAAATCAAAGGAGGCCGAATCAAACCATTCTGAGACAAATGTTCAGGTCAAGGGAGTGGACGAAGCCGATATCATAAAAACCGATGGTTCATACATATATACACTAAGTAACAACAAAATATATATAGTTAAAAGTGATATTGAAGATTTTCGTGTTATAAACACTTTGGATTTTAATGATTATGACCCATTGGAGTTCTATATAAAGGATAATAAATTAGTAACCATTGGATATTTTCATGGAGTAAATCTAGAAAAGACAAAGGAAGATAAGAAATATAAAGTTTCCTCTTCCTTTGAAAATTCACTAAAAGTACTAGTTTATGATATAAGTGATAAAAATAGTTTATCTTTATTAAGGGAAATTGAACTAGATGGTTACTATCTTTCATCAAGATTAATAAACAATAATTTCTACTTAGCGGCTAATAAGGATATCCACAATGGATACGACGAACTAAGACCATATTATAAGGATTCTATTAATGATAAAAGGATTTTCGTTGATTATGAAAACATTAGATATTTCCCTGAGAGTATATATAATAACTATCTTATTACCTTAGGAGTTGATTTAAACAATCTTGATTCATCAAATATCGATGTTAACGCCTATCTTGGAAGTGGAAATAACATGTATGTCTCTGAGGATAACATGTATATAAGTCAAGATAAATATAAATACAATATATATAATTCAAAGGAATCCATTGATGATAGTATGACATCAAACATTTATAAATTCAAACTAGAAAAGGGAAGAATAATTTACTCTACAAAGGGTGAAGTCCCGGGAAACATATTAAATCAATTCTCAATGGATGAACATAGGGGAAATTTCCGAATAGCAACCACAAAGGATCAATCCTGGCGTAGTAGTGAATCAAAGTCTACATCTAACATATATATATTAGATAAAAATCTAAAGCTGATAAGTAAAACAAAGGATCTGGCACCAGGTGAGAGAATCTATTCTGTTAGGTTTATGGGAGATAAGGTGTATGTTGTTACCTTTAGGCAAGTGGATCCATTCTATGTCATTGATTTAAAGGAACCTAATAATCCTAAAGTCCTTGGATATTTAAAGATTCCTGGTTATAGCAGCTATTTACATCCCTATGACGAAAATCATATCATAGGTATAGGAATGGATACCATTGATAAGAATGGTGGGGTTATTAATGGTGGTGTGAAAATATCCATGTTTGATGTTACAGATTATAACAAGCCACTGGAAACAGATAAACTGATTATTGGAGGTCGAGGTTCATATACTGATATTGGTTCTGACCACAAATCCCTATTATTTTCAAAGGAAAAAAATATACTTGCTCTACCTATTTATGTGGCTAACTATGATAAAAACACATATAAGCACAGCTTTGAAACCCAGGGAGCTTTTATAATCGGCTTAGATAATAATTTAAAATTTAATCTTAGAGGAAATATATCTCACTTAGAAAATAGTAAGGACTATAATAATCATGTGAGAAGAATAATATATATAGACGATTATTTATATACAGTATCCGATGGGAAAATAAAAGTTTCTGATTTTGATACTTTAGAAGGAATCAAGGATTTAAGTCTTGAGAATGTTGAATAA
- a CDS encoding HAMP domain-containing histidine kinase, protein MRQNHNKHFKKRAMHHMHRPHPYFVREEFKRYHRYMKFSPIIFLIINILIFYIIVIYFKIKFPIYILIMFLSVIMLREIGTIIFARKMSQKIMKPIENLKEAVDEVSEGNYGAVINHYPHNEIGELIESFNQMSLKLKESEELKKKYEINRKTLIANISHDLKTPITSIMGYVEGIQEGVANSPEKLNKYIDIIYHNASYTNKLINDLFLFSKLDIQQVDFDFVETSIKDYMNDLMTEMKIELGENGYNLNYDDEVLKDKMLFIDRKRIRQVIINIINNAIKYNDKDKIKILCILSEEDKGVKISIKDNGTGIDNENIDSIFDRFYRVDQARNKDIGGTGLGLAISKELVKAHNGEIWAESEVGNGTIIHFTIQSEKEDEYRGRI, encoded by the coding sequence ATGAGACAAAATCATAATAAACATTTTAAAAAAAGGGCCATGCATCATATGCATAGGCCCCATCCCTATTTTGTACGGGAAGAATTCAAGAGATATCACAGATATATGAAGTTTTCACCAATTATTTTCTTGATCATTAATATTTTGATTTTCTATATTATAGTGATTTATTTCAAGATAAAATTTCCTATATATATACTTATAATGTTTCTTAGTGTTATTATGCTTAGAGAAATAGGTACTATAATATTTGCAAGAAAAATGTCCCAAAAAATTATGAAGCCTATAGAGAATTTAAAGGAAGCAGTGGACGAAGTTTCTGAGGGAAACTATGGAGCAGTAATAAACCACTACCCTCATAATGAAATAGGAGAATTAATTGAGTCATTTAACCAGATGAGTTTAAAGCTTAAAGAAAGTGAAGAATTGAAAAAGAAGTATGAGATTAATCGTAAGACCTTGATAGCCAATATATCCCATGATCTAAAAACACCTATTACATCTATTATGGGATATGTTGAGGGGATTCAAGAAGGGGTGGCCAATAGTCCCGAAAAACTCAATAAATATATTGACATCATTTATCATAATGCAAGCTATACAAATAAGTTAATTAACGATTTATTTCTTTTTTCAAAGCTTGATATACAGCAAGTGGATTTTGATTTTGTCGAAACATCCATTAAAGATTACATGAATGACCTCATGACTGAGATGAAGATAGAATTAGGAGAAAATGGATATAACCTCAATTATGATGATGAAGTTTTAAAGGATAAAATGCTATTTATTGATAGAAAAAGAATTCGTCAGGTAATTATTAATATAATAAATAATGCTATAAAATATAATGATAAGGATAAAATTAAAATCCTATGTATATTATCTGAGGAGGATAAAGGAGTTAAAATATCTATAAAGGATAATGGGACGGGAATTGATAACGAAAATATCGATAGTATTTTTGATAGATTTTATAGAGTTGATCAAGCAAGGAATAAGGATATCGGAGGAACAGGCCTTGGTCTAGCTATATCAAAGGAATTAGTTAAGGCTCATAATGGTGAGATATGGGCTGAAAGTGAAGTGGGTAATGGTACCATTATTCATTTTACTATTCAATCTGAAAAAGAGGATGAATATAGGGGGAGGATATAG
- a CDS encoding putative DNA modification/repair radical SAM protein: protein MELIDKLSVLSDAAKYDVSCSSSGSSRKNKKGGVGNAHVSGICHSWSDDGRCISLLKILFTNYCIYDCKYCVNRVSNDLPRAAFTPDELVNLTINFYKRNYIEGLFLSSAIYKSPNYTMELLLKTVRKLREEVNFNGYIHLKAIPGADPILIQKAGKYVDRMSVNVELPSDRGLKLLAPQKKRESIIKPMGVIKSNIIQNVENRRKYRNASKFVPAGQSTQLIVGATNDDDLNILTLTEALYNQFKLKRVYYSAYVPIANHPNLPSIPAPPLLREHRLYQADWLLRFYGFKANELLSGANPNFDENLDPKCDWAIRNLHHFPIEINRADYEMLLRIPGIGVKSARRIVAARRFSSLTYDDLKKMGIVLKRAKYFITCKGKYYGVRNMNQHTVKQEIVMNNINKKNPISHEQLSLFSLYPSIFMTMEENIMKITGEF, encoded by the coding sequence ATGGAACTTATTGATAAATTGAGTGTTTTATCCGATGCGGCAAAATATGATGTTTCCTGCTCTTCAAGTGGTAGTTCAAGGAAAAATAAGAAGGGCGGGGTGGGAAATGCCCATGTGAGTGGAATCTGTCATAGTTGGTCAGATGATGGAAGGTGCATATCATTATTAAAGATATTATTCACAAATTATTGTATATACGATTGCAAATATTGTGTGAATAGAGTATCCAATGATCTGCCGAGGGCGGCCTTTACCCCCGATGAACTTGTGAATTTGACAATTAATTTTTATAAAAGAAATTATATTGAAGGGTTATTTTTAAGCTCTGCTATTTATAAAAGTCCTAATTATACTATGGAATTACTCCTAAAAACGGTAAGAAAGCTTAGGGAAGAGGTAAACTTTAATGGATATATACATCTTAAAGCTATACCAGGAGCTGATCCCATTCTTATTCAAAAAGCAGGAAAGTATGTGGATAGAATGAGTGTAAATGTTGAACTGCCGTCTGACCGTGGACTCAAACTCCTTGCACCTCAAAAGAAAAGGGAATCAATAATAAAGCCAATGGGAGTGATTAAATCAAATATTATACAAAATGTTGAAAATAGAAGGAAGTATAGAAATGCTTCTAAATTTGTACCCGCTGGACAATCTACACAGCTAATTGTCGGTGCGACTAATGATGATGATCTGAATATTTTAACTTTAACGGAGGCTTTATATAATCAATTTAAATTAAAAAGGGTTTATTATTCTGCATATGTTCCCATAGCTAATCATCCTAATCTTCCTAGCATCCCTGCGCCTCCTTTATTGAGGGAACATAGGCTTTATCAAGCAGATTGGTTGCTTAGATTTTATGGATTTAAGGCTAATGAGCTTCTAAGCGGAGCAAATCCAAATTTTGATGAAAATCTTGACCCAAAATGTGATTGGGCGATTAGAAATCTTCACCATTTTCCTATAGAAATAAACAGGGCTGATTACGAAATGCTTCTCAGAATTCCAGGTATAGGTGTAAAATCGGCTAGAAGAATTGTTGCTGCTAGAAGGTTCTCATCCTTGACCTATGACGACTTAAAGAAAATGGGAATAGTTTTAAAGAGGGCAAAATACTTTATAACCTGTAAGGGAAAATATTATGGTGTTAGAAATATGAACCAGCACACAGTTAAGCAAGAAATAGTCATGAATAACATAAATAAGAAAAATCCAATTTCCCACGAGCAGCTTTCTTTGTTTTCCCTTTATCCCAGTATTTTTATGACCATGGAAGAGAACATAATGAAGATAACAGGAGAATTTTGA
- a CDS encoding CPBP family intramembrane metalloprotease: MGKENSILSKENKIFSLAKEGRYLPNVFLAIIITIIILFGVDLVLFLTPIGNIGRSLPVQGLKGEALSYAINGLAVRFGMYILTFFAWVKFIERRPIHTMGFGKHNVLKKYFRGFGIGFLMMGICVTAFAVMGLVNIDTSDSTIKGFSALGGVFIVLMGWIVQGASEEIMIRGWLLPVIGARHNVALGIFISSTLFGFMHLFNANINVLPMINLILFGLFAAVYVIWEGGIWGICGLHSAWNWAQGNVFGIEVSGTLPVGGILIDVETAKGSELITGGLFGVEGGLVCSIVLAAGIITMIFLIKRR, from the coding sequence GTGGGAAAAGAAAATTCAATTTTGTCTAAGGAGAACAAAATATTTTCCTTGGCTAAGGAAGGAAGATATTTACCTAATGTGTTTTTGGCTATTATAATTACTATAATAATTTTATTTGGAGTGGATTTAGTTTTATTTTTAACACCTATAGGGAATATTGGAAGGAGCTTGCCGGTACAAGGCTTAAAGGGAGAGGCACTTTCCTATGCAATAAATGGTTTAGCTGTGCGATTCGGGATGTATATTTTGACATTTTTTGCATGGGTAAAATTTATTGAAAGAAGACCTATACATACCATGGGATTTGGGAAGCATAATGTGCTTAAAAAATATTTTAGAGGATTTGGTATCGGATTTTTAATGATGGGTATATGTGTTACAGCTTTTGCAGTTATGGGGCTTGTGAACATTGATACTTCTGATTCTACTATTAAAGGATTTAGTGCCCTTGGAGGTGTATTCATTGTGCTTATGGGGTGGATAGTACAGGGAGCTTCTGAGGAAATAATGATAAGGGGCTGGTTATTACCGGTAATAGGAGCAAGACATAATGTAGCATTGGGGATATTTATATCTTCAACATTATTTGGGTTTATGCATTTGTTTAATGCCAATATAAATGTTTTGCCAATGATAAACTTGATTTTATTTGGATTGTTTGCAGCTGTTTATGTAATATGGGAAGGTGGAATATGGGGCATATGTGGTTTACATAGTGCATGGAACTGGGCACAGGGAAATGTATTTGGTATAGAGGTAAGTGGAACTTTACCCGTTGGAGGGATACTGATAGATGTAGAAACTGCAAAGGGTTCAGAGCTAATCACCGGTGGATTGTTTGGAGTAGAAGGGGGATTAGTTTGTAGTATTGTATTAGCAGCAGGAATTATAACCATGATTTTCTTAATTAAGAGAAGATAA
- a CDS encoding response regulator transcription factor, whose protein sequence is MSRILIIEDDINIAELERDYLEIDGFDVQIIRDGCEGLNAALSGAFDLIIVDIMLPGIDGFEICKTIRESMEIPLIIVSAKDEDIDKIRGLGLGADDYMTKPFSPSELVARVKNHLGRYRRLLGELKKDSSIEINGIIINKQSRQVYVNDKETLFTTKEFDLLVFLASNPNIVFSKEILFDRIWGEDEYGDIATVAVHIQKVRKKIEQNPSEPRIIETIWGSGYRFNK, encoded by the coding sequence GTGTCCAGAATTCTTATTATTGAAGATGATATAAATATTGCGGAGCTTGAAAGGGATTATCTAGAAATAGATGGATTTGATGTACAGATTATCCGGGATGGGTGTGAGGGACTAAATGCCGCTCTTAGTGGGGCCTTTGATTTAATAATTGTGGATATTATGCTTCCTGGGATTGATGGTTTTGAGATATGCAAGACTATAAGAGAATCTATGGAGATACCCCTTATAATAGTATCTGCCAAGGACGAGGATATTGATAAGATAAGGGGATTGGGACTTGGGGCCGATGATTATATGACTAAGCCCTTTAGCCCCAGTGAGTTGGTCGCAAGGGTAAAAAATCATCTTGGCAGATATAGAAGGTTGCTTGGGGAACTAAAAAAGGATTCTAGCATAGAAATCAATGGAATCATCATAAATAAACAGTCAAGGCAGGTATATGTGAATGACAAGGAGACCCTATTTACAACAAAGGAATTTGACCTATTAGTTTTTCTGGCATCAAATCCTAACATAGTTTTTAGTAAGGAGATTTTGTTTGATAGGATTTGGGGTGAAGATGAGTATGGAGATATCGCAACGGTTGCTGTACATATACAAAAAGTAAGGAAAAAGATTGAACAAAATCCATCTGAGCCTAGGATAATTGAAACCATATGGGGATCGGGGTATAGGTTTAATAAATAG
- a CDS encoding iron ABC transporter substrate-binding protein: protein MSKKNILLLISLLIIFILVGCNTESSTDPNTETSSTSDSQNISITDMVGRNIILDSPSKRIVAIGPGALRLFCYVGDVENLVGIEQIEKKYPMGRPYAIANPSLTNIEVIGPGGPNNLPDPEKLLSVKPDAIFTMYSYDKSTVDDLQSKTGIPVIALSYGKVSTFDPNVYESIEIIGRVIGKEKRAREVVNFMKECKNDLDNRTKDILDDEKPRTYVGALSYKGSHGIESTSCNFALFDAVHAKNVVDEVNGNGHVMIDKEKLLEWNPDKIFIDYGGLNLVKEDYNKNPEFYDSLTAFKKGDIYSQLPYNFYHTNIGTSIADAYFIGKVLYPDKFGDIDSEKKADEIYRFLFGKEVYSQMVNDFGRFGKMSIKE from the coding sequence ATGAGCAAAAAAAATATTTTATTATTGATTTCATTATTAATTATATTTATATTGGTTGGATGTAATACTGAATCATCAACCGATCCTAATACAGAAACCAGTTCTACATCTGATTCACAAAATATTTCAATCACGGATATGGTAGGTAGAAATATTATACTAGATAGTCCTTCAAAAAGAATAGTAGCTATTGGCCCTGGGGCACTTAGACTTTTTTGTTATGTGGGCGATGTGGAAAACCTAGTGGGTATAGAACAAATCGAAAAAAAATATCCAATGGGCAGACCCTATGCCATTGCCAATCCATCTTTAACTAATATAGAAGTAATAGGCCCTGGAGGTCCAAATAATTTACCGGATCCCGAAAAATTATTATCGGTTAAGCCCGACGCGATTTTTACTATGTATTCATATGATAAGTCTACTGTCGATGATTTACAATCAAAAACTGGCATACCGGTAATAGCCTTAAGTTATGGTAAAGTATCTACCTTCGATCCAAATGTATATGAATCTATAGAAATCATCGGTAGGGTCATTGGTAAAGAAAAAAGAGCCAGGGAAGTAGTTAACTTCATGAAAGAATGCAAGAATGATTTAGATAATAGGACAAAGGATATCCTTGACGATGAGAAACCAAGGACATATGTAGGAGCATTGAGCTATAAAGGTTCCCATGGTATAGAAAGCACAAGTTGTAATTTTGCATTGTTTGATGCGGTACATGCCAAGAATGTAGTAGATGAGGTAAATGGAAATGGACATGTAATGATAGATAAGGAAAAATTACTTGAATGGAATCCAGATAAAATTTTTATTGATTATGGTGGTTTAAATTTAGTAAAAGAAGATTATAATAAGAATCCCGAATTCTATGATTCATTGACTGCTTTTAAAAAAGGGGATATTTATTCACAATTACCCTATAATTTTTATCATACAAATATCGGTACATCAATAGCTGATGCCTATTTTATAGGTAAAGTACTTTATCCAGATAAATTTGGTGATATAGACTCTGAAAAGAAAGCCGATGAAATCTATAGGTTCCTATTTGGAAAAGAAGTTTACTCCCAGATGGTTAATGATTTTGGCAGATTTGGTAAGATGTCGATAAAAGAATAA